The window GGGTCACGGTCCGGCCGTCGACCGTCACCTCGTCCGGCAGGTCGAGGTCGTCGCGCTCGGTCGGTTCGGCGGCCTCTGCAGCGTCGGCTTCCCGCCCGGAGTCGCTCGCGCGCTCCGTGGCTCCCGCCGGCGCGTAGACGTACTCGGCGAGTTCCAGACTGCCGAGTTCCGTCTGCCGTTCCGCGACACGCTCGAAATCGAACCGCTCGAAGAAGGCGCCCGACTGGGTGTTCGCGGCGAGCGTCGTGGCCTGCACCGGACCGGACCCGTCATCCAGGGTCTCGACCGCCCGCTCGAACAGTGCCGTCCCGGCCCCGCGGCCGCGCCGCTCCGGGTCGACGTGGAGCCAGTCGACTTCGCCGTCGGTGGTCGTGACGAAGCCGACGATGCCGTCGTCTTCGGCCACCAGCAGCGACGCCGCAGCATCGTCGAGACACTCGGCCAGCGCGTCCTCCGCGAACGCGACCTCGACGAGCATTTCGATGTCGTCCGGACTCAGCGCGTACGACGAGGTGAGCGAGTCCCGTGCGATCTCGCGGACGCGAGCGATGTCGTCACGCTCCGCTCCTCGAATGGTCAACTGGTCAAGCATGAATCGGTACCTCCCGACGGAAGCTGGTGCCTCGACACTTGTAGGCCTTGGCCGAGATGGAGGGAAACCGGCCGCTCGTCGGGGAGGCTGCTCCGCGTGGCCCCGTCCGGAACGCCGGGACGGCGGGGTTCCAGTGCGCGGGACCGGATTTGAACCGGCGGACTCCTACGAGACAAGGTCCTAAGCCTTGCGCCGTTTCCTGGCTTGGCTACCCGCGCGCATTGTCATCTGCGCCGGAACGGGGCAAGAACCTGACGCTCTCGGTCACTCCACTCGCTTCTCCGCCCGTTCCTCGGCTCGCTCGCGCATCGCCCGCGCGATGCTCGATGGCTCCGGGTTCGCAGGCTCGGGAACGCCGAACTCGTCACCGACACGTAACTCGCCGCCGTCCACGACATCCGCGCAGATGCCGCCCCGTCCCTCCGTGAGCGCCTCCATCACGCCCTCCTCGTCGGCCACCTGCTCCACGTGTGCGCAGGGTGGCCGCGGTCGGGTCCCCTCGAACGTCACCTCGCCGACGCTGAAACGGTGGTCCAGCAGGTCGTGCGGGTCGACGCCTCGCGTGACGACGTTCCGGCGGTGCCGGCCGTCGGTCAGGTCGATATCGTACTCCTCGCGGATGGCCTCGAGCGCCTCGGCCGCGACGAACGTGACCTCGCAGACGTCGTACGGGGAGTAGTAGCCGGTCCCCTCGTAGTAGCGGTCACCGACGAGTCCACCCGGACGGGCGTTGGCCGACTCGACGGACTCCATCGGCGCCGAGCCCTCGTCGGCGATGCGGATGCGTTCGACGTGGCAGTCCATACGAGTGCGAGTACTGGCGCGTGCAAAAGCGTTCGCGGGCCAGGCGTTCGCGCCCCGGTCACCACGCCCCCCGGATAGCCGGCTCAGTCCCGCAGCGAGGTGGCGTAGTCGCCGACCGTGCTGTCGTGGACGAGCCCGTCGACGACCGCGGTCGGGTCGGGGTCAAGTTCGTAGCCCGGGCGGCCCTTGCCGACGGGGGAGGTGGCCTCCACCTCGGTCAGCGGGCCGTCGCCGGTCATCGACTCCAGCGCGCGCAGGATGACCGCACGCTCGACGCCACCCTCCGCGCAGGTCACATCCGTCGTGCGAGCCGTACACCGCTCGCGTACGACGAACGAGTGGACCGGCTCCCGGTCGTCCAGCGTCAGGTCGGCGACCGCCAGCAGGACGAAGCGCTGGAACGGTCGCTCCGGTAGCGTCTCTTCGATCATAGATGACCGGGTGCGTGCCCGGGAGATAAAACACCGTGTCCGTTCCCATCCGTGGGGAGCGAGCGTCGAGTTACGACCGGGGCCGGAGATTCAAGTGCGCCGGCGACCGAGAGTCGTCCGTGTACCGTGCGTCCGACGAGGTCGACAACGAGGAGTGGCTGGCCGAACTGGAGAGCGCAGCCGACCGGCTCGGCCTCGGCACGGACGCGCGGAGTCGGGCGGCGGACCTGTTCCTGAGCGTGAATCCGGACACCGACCGTTCGAAACGAGCAGTGCTCGGGGCGGCCGTGTACGCGGGCGCACTGATGGCCGGCGACCGGCGCTCGCAGTCCGAGGTAGCCGACGCGGTGGGGTGCTCGCGGCTGACGGTCCAGGGGCGGTGGAAGTCACTGCTGGAGGAGGCCGGGCTGGAGCCGCCGGGCTGGTGAGTCAGTCCTCGGAGGCGTCCGTGCTGGTCTCGACGTCGGCGTCGGCCGGACTCGCACGCCCCTCGCGCTCGGGCGTGAGGTTCCCGTGTTCGTCGATCTCGCCGGTCACGACGCGTGTCGAGGAGATGGCCTCGCCGTCCTCCGCGGGCACGTGGTCGACCACCTCGATATCGAGCGGTTCGAGCCCGTTCCTCTCGCGGATCTCGTTGACGCGCTCGCCGCCATCCCGGGTCTCGGGCGAGACGATGAGTACGTCGAACCCCGGTTCGGTGGCGACGCCGGTCGGCTCCGTCAGCTCGCGGATGGTGTACTCGCGGTCGTACTCGTCGGCGAACAACGCGAGCTCCGCGGCGAGGTCCGCCCGCCGTTCGGTCCACGAGCGGACGTAGCGCTCCTGTGAACGCGTCTTCGGCGCGAGGTCGTCACTGGTGAGTCCGACGGTCACGTCGCCGAGTTCGAACGCCCGCTCGAACAGCGCGCGGTGCCCGTCGTGGATGGGGTCGAACGTGCCGCCCAGCACCACCTGCATACGCCGCGAGTGGCGTGCCGGCGGTTTAGTCGTTCCCCAACGAGCCTATCGCGGCGGTCAGTCGTCGCCCGCCTCGGTGCCCGTCTCGGCGCCTGCGTCCGCCTTCCCCTCCACATCGACGCTGATGGTGACGGGACCCCGCTCGCCATCGGCCTCGGTCTCGCCGAGATGGCGATCCAGATTGAACACGGTGTTGAGCTCGTCCTGTACGCCGTCGACGATGCTCGTCACGAGGTCGGCCGGCGCCTGCGCGGTGTACTCGTAGGGGTTGTTGCCGGCGCCGCTGGACTCGCGCTTGCGGCGCTCGACCTTCCCCTCCTCGTGCAGTTCGGCCAGTGCCTCCCGGACTGTCGACGGGTAGAGCCCGGTTCCGGTCGCGATCTCCTCGGAGGTGCTGTCGGGGTGCTGTCGGAGATAGAGGTATATCCGGGCCCGCGTCTCGGTGTCGAGGACCCACGCCAGCAGGTCGACGATACCGTCGTCGAACGAGGCGTTCCGCTCCTCGAGCGCGTCCCGGACCGCGACCTCCTCCCCGTCTTCCGGGATATCCCTGTCGTCAGGGGTCTCTTCGGTAGACATATCGAACCTATCGCGAGGCGAGGGAATCACCGGATAAAAAGCCAACGTCTGTCTCGGCGCCATGGGGAGAATCCCGGACGCTAAGGAGAGCAACGGCGCGAAGCGCGGTGTAACGGGAGTCACATTTCGCTACTGGCGCCCCCCGACTGCCTTCTGCGGGGCCTGGACTACTCGTCAGGGTCCAGTAGCAGTGCCGCACAGAGCGCATCGAGTCCCTCCTCCTCGCGGAGTCGGCGTTGCCGCTCGGCGCCGCTCTCGGACTCGTACAGCCGCCGGATGCCCTCGACGCCGAGTCGGTCGGCCAGCCGGTCGGTCGCCTCGCCGAGGCCGATGGTCCCATCGCCGTCGCGGTCGATGAACGAGGCGCCGTGCCCCCGACGGATGGCCCGCCACTTGTTCTCGTCGAGCGTCTCGCGCCGGTGGCCGGGTGTCTCGTCGCCCGCCGCAGCGTCGCTGCCCCGGCTCCCACCACGGTAGGCCGCCCACGGGTCCGACCGGTCGGCGTACCGTTCGGCGAGGTCCAGCACCAGCGCGTGGACCGCCTCGACGAACGCCAGCACCCGCTCGGGGTCGGCCTGCCCGTCCGGGGTCCGGACCTCGACGGTCCCGTGCGCCGAGTGGGGCCGCACGTCGTACCAGAGCTCGCCCCGGTCCTCGATGCTCCCGAACTCGACCATCCGCCGCTCGAGGTCGAGGTACTCCTCGAACGAAGCGAAGGCGGTCGGGATACCCGTGTTGGGCAGCGCCTCGAAGATCTTCGCGCGCGCCGACGCCAGCCCCGTGTCGAACCCGTTCCAGTACGGCGAGTTCGCCGATAGCGCCAGCAGCACGGGCAGATACCACCGGAGTTCGTTGGCGATCCAGGTCGCCTTGTCGGCGTCGTCGACGCCGACGTGGACGTGCAGCCCGGCGGTCGTGTTGCGGTGCTGTGGGTACTGGATGCGGTCGAGCTGTGACCGATACCGGGGTTTCTCGGCGTGTTCCAGTTCGCGCCACTTCGCTGCGGGGTGGAGGCCCGCCGCCGCAATCTGGTAGTCGTGGGCCTCGGCGTGCTCGACGAGCGCCGCCCGGACCGCGCGGACCTGCTCGCGCGCCTCCGACAGCGACTCGCAGGTCGGAGTCTGTGTCTCGATGACACATTTGAACAGTTCGTGGTCGAGGCGCCCCTCGAGAAGTTCGGGGGGCGTCGAGTCGTAGACGAGCGTGTCCGTTCCCGAGGTCGGCCGGCCGTCCTCGTCGACGACGTAGAACTCCTCCTCGATACCGAGCGTCCCGAGCCGGTCGAACGCGTCGGCCGAACCCGTCGCTCCCTGCTTCTGGTCGTCGGCCCCGGCGTCGTCGCCCGTCTCCATCGCCTCAAGCGAGACGACCCGGGTGGTTAAATCTCACCGTCGGCGACGCACCGTGTGCACGACGGCTGGGAGCCGGTGGGCTTCCCCGCTGGTTCAGTTTCGGAAGCCCTCGCTCGCTTCGCTCGTGAGGACACCAGGACCGCAGGTCGGTCAGTCGGGGTCCGTGAGCCTCACACCTCCCCAGCCGCTTGCGGTGCTCGCTTCGGTCGCTGCTCCCTCCACTGCGCTCCTCAGCCCTCGCACGCGTAGAGGCGGCTGGCCCTCGGCACAGCCGCCAGCGCGCGCCAGCTGGACTGACGGCCGTTCGCCGACTCGGCGTTATAATTCAGCCTGCAGTATTATGGGCGAATTGTGGGAATTGGGGGCCTAACCGAATAATATTGTGTTATTGCGGGCTATTACTCGCCTATTCGTCCAGCCGACGCGCAACGACGGCCAGGTGGTCGTCGTGGGTGGGGTCCAGCCGTTCGGTCTCCAGCACCTCGTACCCCTCGCGGAGGTCCGACAGCACCTGGTCGAACACGTCGTCCGGGTCGGCCACGACGTCCTCGCTCCGGGCCTTCACCGAGAGCAGGAGGCGGCCGTCCTCCCGGAGGAACTGCCGGTTCCGGAGCGCGACCGTTGCCTGCCCGCGCGTCGCCACGTCCTGCACCAGCACGTCGACGGGCTCGACGACGTGGGCGTACGTCTCCGGCTCGCGGGCGTCCTTCAGGAGCGGGAACAGGTTCGGCCGGGGTTCGGCGGCGTCCAGCAGGTCCCGCGCCGGCCGCGGGGCGAACTCGACGGCGTAGGTGGGGCCGGCGAAGTCCGCGACGTGCGAGACGGTCGTCCCCGCGGCGGCGCCGAGATAGAGGACCGTCTCGTCGCCGCCCAGTCCGGTCTCGAGTCCACGGCCGAGCATCGCCCCCAGTTTCGACCGGCCGGTGTCCCACGCGCGCCAGTCGCCGTCCGTCGGCTCGCCGTACACCGGCGGCCCGCGGGTCGCCAGCCGCTCCTCGCCGTCGAAGGGGCGGCGTTCGACACCCGCAGGCAGGTCCGGGGTCACGTGCCATCACCATCGGTCGCCGCCCCGGTCGCCTCGCCCTCCGTCCGCGCCCGGATGGTGGCGATGCGTTCGCGGAGCTGTTCGTCCAGTACCGGCCGGCGTTCGCCGGTGTAGTGGTCGGCACGGGCGGCGATGGTCAGTTTTCCGGCGAGGGCCCGCGCCGCCGACCCGCGGTCGTCGGGGTGGGTGTTCCGGACGGCCTCGTGCGTGTAGATGACACCGTGCTTGGGTGAGGGCGCCCGGCCGCGGAGATGTGCGAACAGCGCCTCCTCCGCGCCGAGTACCTGGAGCGTCCCCGAGGGCTTGCGCGCCAGCGTCTCCAGTCCACCGGCGAGCGCGATGAGCCGCGCGGCGAGCACGGGCCCGGCGAGCGCCGCGAGATTGGGCGCCACCTCCGGCGCGGTCCGCTCGATGCTCGCGCGGAGGTCAGCTGCCTCGTCGTCGAGGTCGCGGACGCGGCGGGCGAGTTCGACCACGCGGCGCTCGTCGGGCTCCGGGTCGCGCTCGGCGAGTTCGCGGGCGAACGTGATGCCCGTCCCCGACTCGTCGGCCACCGTACTCCCCCACTCGGCGACGCGCTCGGCGAGTTCGTTGGCGACGCGTTCGCAGTCGTCCATCGCTCGGACCGCGTGGACCAGTTGTCGGTCTCCAGCGCTCTCGGCCTCGGCGATGGCCGCACGGGTGGCGGCCATCGTCGCGGCGTGGAGCGCGTCGTAGTAGTCAGCCGCGTCGTCGGCGAACGCCGATTGGACCGCGCGTGCCGGCCAGTCGGCCGTGGCCTCGGCGGTGCCATCGCGGATAGCCTCGGTGACTGCTGCCTCGTCGTCGCGGTCGATTCCCTCGAACCAGCCCGCGGCCGAGGGAGCGGTACCGTCCATGGCACGTCGTTGCGCGGTGGGTCACATAGACGTACTGAAGACGGCCCCCGCTATCCGGCCCTCCTTCGTGGCGATTCCAGGCCACTGCAGACACGAGCGACCGGAACTCGTCGTCAGAACGGTCGGTAGCAACGGTGGCGAGTTCGGGACGGCGTTCCGGCCGTATGCCGACCTCGGTATTGCGCGAGCGACGCACGTTCTGTTCCGGATTAAATCCTCCCTCCGCGTCCGTCGGACAACGATGTCCCCAGGGCTCTCCGAACTCCCGGACACAGAGCGGGCAGTGCTCGCCGACCTGGCCCCCAGCGCGAAGCTGGTGGCGCTGGTACTGGCAGAACGCGGCCGGATGACACAGCAGCAACTCGCCGACGAGACGCTGCTCTCCGCCCGGACTACGCGGCACGCGCTCGCCGAGCTCGAGGACGCAGGTATCGTCACCTCGCGAACATCGTTCATGGACGCCCGACAGCGCCTCTACTCGGTCGCCGAGGACGTGGCGACGGACCGGGCCGAGGAGCCGTCGGTCACTCACCGGTGACGGTTTGCAGCCTCGACAACGACGCCGCCGTATGAACGTCAGCCGTGTGGTGCCACGCGACGCCATCCCGAGCGTCGACGGCCCGTCGCTCGGCGAGCGGCACGACGGCGCCGCCGCCGACACCGTCATCGCGGTCGAGGGGGGCGAGCGCCCGCGTGCCTTCCCGGTCCGGCACCTCCCCTACCACGATATCGCCAACGACACCATCGACGACGACCCGTGCCCCACGTTGAATGCGCCGAGGCGGGGGTCGTGGGAGACGGGGCGACCTGGAGCCCTGCGACCGGCCGAGCGGCAGATGGCCACGACCTGGTGCGGCTGGCGACCTGGCGGGTGTTCGCGTTCGACTGGCAGGACGACCACGGCCCGGACGCGTGCTACACCCCGGACTGAGAGCCCGGTTCCGTGGCGGTAACCGGGATACGGCGCGGTCAGCTAATACTTAACAGCAGCTGCGAGCAACCTACCGGTAGAAGGTAATCACGATGGCTACAGCGAACACCTGTCCGGGCGAGGACTGTACGACACTCGGCGTCGACGCGGTCCCGTTCGACGACTTCGACGAGATGGAGAGCGGCGACGGGGACCTCATCGTCTTCGACGTGAACGAGGAGGAAGCCTGGGTCCAGTCGAGCCTGTACGTGTCCCGGGAATCGATGCGCTAGGGGCGAGAGTCGTGCGCACCCTCCGTGAGGTGTTGCTTCCCCCAGCTCTCCATCTCCCGGATGACCGGCTCCAGCGAGTGCCCGCGCTCGGTCAACGAGTACCTTACCCGGAACGGTTTCTCGCTGATGAACTCCCTGTCGACAATCCCGTACGCCTCGAGCGTCTCCAGCAGTACCGCCCCGCCCTCGGTGCTAGCCGCCACCGTCTCGGGGCAGATGTGGTCTCCCGTTACGACGACCTCGATGGAGTCGACGGCAGCCGTCCGCTGGAGCCTCCTGAGTATCGACTCCTGACTGTCTCTCGCATCGGTCGGCGATAACGAACCGACGTACAGTTCGACGTGGGTGCCTTCTTGGGGGATGGGGCGTATCCGCATGCACACACGGATATGTCGGAATATAATAACTATGTGGTAACCGATTGCATATCCGGTTACCGTTCCGTTCGTTCCGGCGAATACCTGCCCCGAGAGCCTGAATCTGGATTCCGACCGAATACAGCGTCGGGTCGGGCTCAGGAGGGAATCCCGATTACCAGTCCGTAACCGGATAACCAGTCAGATAGCAGAGACTTATGGGGGATGGTTACTAGCAGTAACCCGTATGACGACACTGATCGCTGGACTGGCCGGAGGACTCGTGGCGACGATCGTGATGACCATGCTGATGATGGTCATGGGCGATGGGGGGCCACCGCCGACCGCCCGCCTGGTCGCGAAGTTCGCCGGCGGCGAGCCCGAAGAGTACGCGATGCCCGGGATGTTGCTCCACTTCGTGTACGGCATCGGAGCCGGGGCCGTCTTCGCGCTCGGCGTGCCCGCGCTCAATATCATCGACCTGGGTTCGATCGGTCTCGCCGTCGCCGCCGGCTTCGTCTACGGCCTCCTACTGATGATTGGCGGGATGGTCTTCTGGATGCGCATGGTCATCGGGATGGAACCCGACGGGGAGATGATGAAGACCTTCGGGACGGTTCACGTCGTCTACGGCGTGGTCCTGGGCGCATTCGTCGGCACAGGAACCCTGGCCTGAACGGACCACCTGGTCGAATTATCAATGAAACGACGAGTTCTGGGTATCGCGGCCGTGGTAGCCGGTGCCCTCCTCACTGTCGCTGTTCTCGCAGGCGATACCGAGGCGATTTCGCTCTCCGCCCCGGTGCTCTCGAACGCTCCGAGACAGGTGACGCTGCCGGTAATCGGTGCGTTCCCCATGGAGACATATCTCGCGCACTGGTGGGTGTTCCCGGTCTCGGTGCTGTTCGCGACGGTCGCCATCGGCTCCGGTGTCTCGGGCGCGCTGTTCTTCAGCCCGTTCTTCCTGCTGGCGCTCGGCCTCTCGCCCGCCCAGGCCATCGGGGCCGGGCTTCTGACCGAGGTGTTCGGGATGGGAAACGGGCTCCGCTCGTACGTGAAACAGCGTGTCGTGGACCTCCGGACGGCGAAGTGGCTGTT of the Haloglomus salinum genome contains:
- a CDS encoding GNAT family N-acetyltransferase, producing MLDQLTIRGAERDDIARVREIARDSLTSSYALSPDDIEMLVEVAFAEDALAECLDDAAASLLVAEDDGIVGFVTTTDGEVDWLHVDPERRGRGAGTALFERAVETLDDGSGPVQATTLAANTQSGAFFERFDFERVAERQTELGSLELAEYVYAPAGATERASDSGREADAAEAAEPTERDDLDLPDEVTVDGRTVTLGDESVPGSEGGFVVTYDGSEAYGYLCANCESMDVTVDSMNRIRCGHCGNTHRPKEEYDGSYL
- a CDS encoding MOSC domain-containing protein; the encoded protein is MDCHVERIRIADEGSAPMESVESANARPGGLVGDRYYEGTGYYSPYDVCEVTFVAAEALEAIREEYDIDLTDGRHRRNVVTRGVDPHDLLDHRFSVGEVTFEGTRPRPPCAHVEQVADEEGVMEALTEGRGGICADVVDGGELRVGDEFGVPEPANPEPSSIARAMRERAEERAEKRVE
- a CDS encoding transcription initiation factor IIB family protein; this translates as MYRASDEVDNEEWLAELESAADRLGLGTDARSRAADLFLSVNPDTDRSKRAVLGAAVYAGALMAGDRRSQSEVADAVGCSRLTVQGRWKSLLEEAGLEPPGW
- a CDS encoding phosphopantetheine adenylyltransferase; its protein translation is MQVVLGGTFDPIHDGHRALFERAFELGDVTVGLTSDDLAPKTRSQERYVRSWTERRADLAAELALFADEYDREYTIRELTEPTGVATEPGFDVLIVSPETRDGGERVNEIRERNGLEPLDIEVVDHVPAEDGEAISSTRVVTGEIDEHGNLTPEREGRASPADADVETSTDASED
- a CDS encoding winged helix-turn-helix domain-containing protein, which gives rise to MSTEETPDDRDIPEDGEEVAVRDALEERNASFDDGIVDLLAWVLDTETRARIYLYLRQHPDSTSEEIATGTGLYPSTVREALAELHEEGKVERRKRESSGAGNNPYEYTAQAPADLVTSIVDGVQDELNTVFNLDRHLGETEADGERGPVTISVDVEGKADAGAETGTEAGDD
- a CDS encoding glutamate--cysteine ligase, producing the protein METGDDAGADDQKQGATGSADAFDRLGTLGIEEEFYVVDEDGRPTSGTDTLVYDSTPPELLEGRLDHELFKCVIETQTPTCESLSEAREQVRAVRAALVEHAEAHDYQIAAAGLHPAAKWRELEHAEKPRYRSQLDRIQYPQHRNTTAGLHVHVGVDDADKATWIANELRWYLPVLLALSANSPYWNGFDTGLASARAKIFEALPNTGIPTAFASFEEYLDLERRMVEFGSIEDRGELWYDVRPHSAHGTVEVRTPDGQADPERVLAFVEAVHALVLDLAERYADRSDPWAAYRGGSRGSDAAAGDETPGHRRETLDENKWRAIRRGHGASFIDRDGDGTIGLGEATDRLADRLGVEGIRRLYESESGAERQRRLREEEGLDALCAALLLDPDE
- a CDS encoding fibrillarin-like rRNA/tRNA 2'-O-methyltransferase; this encodes MTPDLPAGVERRPFDGEERLATRGPPVYGEPTDGDWRAWDTGRSKLGAMLGRGLETGLGGDETVLYLGAAAGTTVSHVADFAGPTYAVEFAPRPARDLLDAAEPRPNLFPLLKDAREPETYAHVVEPVDVLVQDVATRGQATVALRNRQFLREDGRLLLSVKARSEDVVADPDDVFDQVLSDLREGYEVLETERLDPTHDDHLAVVARRLDE
- a CDS encoding NOP5/NOP56 family protein; translation: MDGTAPSAAGWFEGIDRDDEAAVTEAIRDGTAEATADWPARAVQSAFADDAADYYDALHAATMAATRAAIAEAESAGDRQLVHAVRAMDDCERVANELAERVAEWGSTVADESGTGITFARELAERDPEPDERRVVELARRVRDLDDEAADLRASIERTAPEVAPNLAALAGPVLAARLIALAGGLETLARKPSGTLQVLGAEEALFAHLRGRAPSPKHGVIYTHEAVRNTHPDDRGSAARALAGKLTIAARADHYTGERRPVLDEQLRERIATIRARTEGEATGAATDGDGT
- a CDS encoding helix-turn-helix transcriptional regulator; the protein is MSPGLSELPDTERAVLADLAPSAKLVALVLAERGRMTQQQLADETLLSARTTRHALAELEDAGIVTSRTSFMDARQRLYSVAEDVATDRAEEPSVTHR
- a CDS encoding winged helix-turn-helix transcriptional regulator gives rise to the protein MRIRPIPQEGTHVELYVGSLSPTDARDSQESILRRLQRTAAVDSIEVVVTGDHICPETVAASTEGGAVLLETLEAYGIVDREFISEKPFRVRYSLTERGHSLEPVIREMESWGKQHLTEGAHDSRP